A genomic region of Salinibacter pepae contains the following coding sequences:
- a CDS encoding DUF2231 domain-containing protein, with product MVPDFLLPEWVPNAHPLIVHFPIALIFVAIAADALALWLGERWETGQEVATGLYAATGLSAVVSYYSGTWAIDTVSIVTPGAAQTLSAHSFWAWYTMVSTSGYALLRAAGLFIPWVRTRRAAHAVLFLLGLGTLVPMHETGENGGAMVYKRGVGVTRTQEIPAPSSPAPDSTRRDTVHRDTVRVPAPAAGGSSAPGAGAP from the coding sequence GTGGTCCCCGACTTTCTACTGCCCGAGTGGGTGCCCAACGCACATCCGCTCATCGTGCACTTCCCCATCGCCCTCATCTTCGTGGCCATCGCCGCCGACGCCCTCGCCCTGTGGCTTGGGGAGCGCTGGGAGACGGGCCAGGAGGTGGCGACGGGGCTCTACGCGGCGACGGGGCTGAGCGCAGTCGTAAGCTACTACAGCGGGACCTGGGCGATCGACACGGTTTCCATCGTGACGCCCGGCGCCGCCCAGACCCTGTCGGCGCACTCGTTCTGGGCGTGGTACACGATGGTCTCGACGAGCGGGTACGCCCTCCTTCGGGCCGCCGGGCTCTTTATTCCCTGGGTCCGGACCCGGCGCGCCGCCCATGCCGTCCTGTTCCTCCTCGGGCTGGGGACCCTGGTTCCGATGCACGAGACCGGGGAGAACGGCGGGGCTATGGTGTACAAGCGGGGCGTCGGCGTCACGCGCACGCAGGAAATACCGGCCCCGTCTTCTCCCGCCCCGGATTCCACGCGCCGGGACACGGTGCACCGGGACACGGTGCGGGTTCCCGCGCCGGCAGCAGGCGGCTCATCCGCCCCCGGCGCCGGGGCCCCGTAG
- a CDS encoding SDR family NAD(P)-dependent oxidoreductase, translated as MPLFTPDTDDTAVGAWSHQWGPLLLALPDALLLCGGLVLGYAACSGGEALPHGTEWGTAAVLGVYGTALVGSGAYRLSPRQTDVSDLLRLGAALLGAWGGTVALTYVIDPAAVPPRSVLAVLGAVALIGIPGVRVGYRGLLAMRSAPPDRSVLGVSPSPARLEDLVPRDPVAIDRAALRAALSDRTVLVTGAGGSIGAELSRQLLALAPFRIVLVDVSERNLYRLEQTLRADGYGGDLDLCIADVRDAPRMDALLAHHPPDVVIHTAAYKHVPLMERHPAEAFRNNTQASVQLLQLCEQHAVDRFVFVSTDKAVHPSSILGATKQLAEWYMRTGPASTRCTTVRFGNVFGTEGGVVPRFEDKLAAGEPLPVTHPDMERYFMSPEEACGLILHTLLLDAVPTYSFRMGDPIRIQWLAERLIQRHHPHVDPETMIEYVGRRPGEKLSEQLVRDDETVRPTEHPNILGLDGPAPHTRAVLDAHLQRLRAAAANESRARLRHLLLDTCPGGRRQTNGAPSSPLGS; from the coding sequence ATGCCTCTCTTCACTCCGGACACAGACGACACCGCCGTCGGGGCGTGGTCCCACCAGTGGGGGCCGCTCCTGCTGGCCCTTCCGGATGCACTGCTCCTGTGTGGGGGGCTGGTTCTCGGGTACGCCGCCTGCTCTGGGGGCGAGGCGCTCCCGCACGGGACCGAATGGGGCACGGCGGCTGTCCTGGGCGTGTACGGGACTGCATTGGTGGGCAGCGGCGCCTACCGCCTGTCGCCCCGGCAGACGGACGTGTCGGACCTGTTGCGCCTGGGGGCGGCGCTCCTCGGCGCGTGGGGCGGGACAGTCGCGCTGACCTACGTGATCGACCCGGCCGCCGTGCCGCCCCGCAGCGTCCTTGCGGTGCTGGGCGCCGTCGCCCTCATCGGCATTCCGGGCGTTCGGGTGGGGTATCGGGGGCTTCTCGCCATGCGGTCCGCCCCGCCCGACCGTTCGGTGCTCGGCGTGTCCCCCTCCCCCGCGCGCCTGGAGGACCTCGTGCCCCGCGACCCGGTGGCCATAGACCGGGCCGCCCTGCGCGCCGCGCTGTCCGACCGCACCGTGCTCGTGACGGGGGCGGGCGGGTCCATCGGGGCGGAGCTGAGCCGGCAGCTGCTGGCCCTGGCGCCGTTCCGGATCGTGCTCGTGGACGTGAGCGAGCGCAACCTCTACCGGCTTGAGCAGACCCTGCGGGCCGACGGCTATGGCGGCGACCTGGACCTGTGCATCGCCGACGTGCGCGACGCCCCCCGGATGGACGCTCTTCTGGCCCACCACCCGCCGGACGTGGTGATCCACACGGCGGCCTACAAGCACGTCCCCCTCATGGAGCGCCATCCCGCCGAGGCGTTCCGCAACAACACGCAGGCCTCCGTCCAGCTCCTTCAGCTCTGCGAGCAGCACGCAGTGGACCGGTTCGTTTTTGTGTCGACCGACAAGGCCGTCCACCCGTCGAGCATCCTCGGGGCGACCAAGCAACTGGCCGAGTGGTACATGCGCACGGGGCCGGCCTCGACGCGGTGCACGACGGTCCGCTTCGGAAACGTCTTCGGGACGGAGGGGGGCGTCGTGCCCCGGTTCGAAGACAAGCTTGCCGCGGGCGAGCCGCTCCCCGTGACCCACCCGGACATGGAGCGCTACTTCATGAGCCCGGAGGAGGCCTGCGGCCTTATCCTGCACACCCTCCTCCTCGACGCCGTCCCCACCTACAGTTTTCGAATGGGGGATCCCATTCGCATTCAGTGGCTGGCCGAGCGCCTGATCCAGCGCCACCACCCGCACGTCGACCCCGAGACGATGATCGAGTACGTGGGGCGGCGCCCCGGCGAAAAGCTCAGCGAACAGCTCGTGCGGGACGACGAGACGGTGCGTCCCACCGAGCACCCAAACATCCTCGGCCTGGACGGGCCGGCGCCGCACACTCGTGCCGTGCTCGACGCCCACCTCCAGCGGCTCCGGGCCGCGGCGGCCAACGAGTCACGGGCCCGGCTGCGGCACCTGCTTCTGGACACCTGCCCCGGCGGCCGGCGCCAAACGAACGGCGCGCCGTCGTCCCCCCTCGGGTCGTAG
- a CDS encoding glycosyltransferase family 4 protein: MRIAVFLQHYHTPDCPTAGRPYALVERLGRDHEVTVITTRAWEGTRTAHRFPWAPPGVDLVRFDVPYDNAMSAPRRLVSFLHYAARAVRHGLQMPRPDVILGSSTPLTAAAAAGLVARVRRVPWVFEVRDLWPAFPLQMGAVPDVGLHGLLRWGEAALYRSAAHVVTASPDMERHVRVRAPDASVTTLEYGAAPTVLETVDEEARRALAEHLSPTRRFLVLYAGTFGRANAIPTLLDAARRLVDARSDVLVALAGRGHHAPLVKQAARRHDAIRRLPPLPYPDALALFKRADLSLVPFLDRPVLAANAPSKFFDSLATGTPVVVTNPGWTRRFVERHGCGWFVPPDAPGALADRARAVLAAPDARARAAQNAREAARRHFNRTRMLDRYTALLEGVAGVSSKRP; this comes from the coding sequence ATGCGCATAGCTGTTTTCCTCCAGCACTACCACACTCCGGACTGCCCCACCGCGGGGCGGCCCTACGCGCTGGTGGAGCGGCTGGGCCGGGACCACGAGGTTACCGTGATCACGACCCGGGCCTGGGAGGGGACGCGGACGGCCCATCGGTTTCCGTGGGCGCCGCCGGGCGTCGACCTCGTGCGGTTCGACGTGCCCTACGACAACGCGATGTCGGCCCCGAGACGACTGGTGTCGTTTCTGCATTACGCCGCCCGGGCCGTCCGGCATGGCCTGCAGATGCCCCGACCGGACGTGATTCTCGGGTCCTCGACGCCCCTGACCGCGGCGGCCGCTGCGGGCCTCGTGGCCCGGGTGCGCCGCGTTCCGTGGGTCTTCGAGGTGCGCGACCTCTGGCCCGCCTTTCCCCTCCAGATGGGCGCGGTGCCGGACGTCGGTCTGCACGGACTGCTGCGGTGGGGCGAAGCGGCGCTGTACCGGAGCGCGGCGCACGTCGTGACGGCCTCCCCGGACATGGAGCGGCACGTCCGCGTCCGGGCGCCCGACGCGTCGGTGACGACATTGGAGTACGGGGCCGCTCCCACGGTTCTGGAAACGGTCGACGAGGAGGCCCGCCGGGCCCTGGCAGAGCACCTGTCCCCCACGCGACGCTTCCTCGTGCTTTACGCCGGCACGTTTGGCCGCGCCAACGCCATCCCGACGCTGCTCGACGCGGCCCGTCGCCTCGTCGACGCCCGCTCGGACGTGCTCGTGGCCCTTGCCGGGCGGGGCCACCACGCCCCGCTGGTAAAGCAGGCCGCCCGCCGGCACGACGCCATCCGTCGGCTCCCGCCCCTTCCCTACCCCGACGCCCTCGCGCTCTTCAAGCGCGCCGACCTTTCGCTCGTCCCCTTCCTCGATCGCCCCGTGCTGGCCGCCAACGCGCCCAGCAAATTTTTCGACAGCCTCGCCACCGGAACGCCCGTCGTGGTGACGAACCCTGGGTGGACGCGGCGGTTTGTGGAGCGGCACGGCTGTGGCTGGTTCGTCCCGCCCGACGCCCCCGGCGCCCTCGCCGACCGCGCACGGGCCGTCCTGGCAGCCCCCGATGCCCGCGCCCGGGCCGCACAGAATGCCCGCGAGGCGGCCCGGCGGCACTTTAATCGGACCCGCATGCTCGACCGGTACACGGCCCTGCTGGAAGGTGTCGCCGGTGTTTCCTCAAAGCGGCCGTAG
- a CDS encoding sugar transferase, producing MPEPPSVHSTAKRALDLVGAGLLLIGLSPLLGLVALSVWLDDGRPILFAQTRVGRGGVPFRLFKFRTLTHEPDDPARAAAHTTGVGGVLRRWALDELPQLWNVLRGEMSLVGPRPTVPDQVARYGPHERRRLRVRPGLTGWAQIHGRNALSWPERIDRDVWYVRNRSLRLDLQILARTPLILVRGVGVYGADAKNPSFSPGSQLHA from the coding sequence ATGCCTGAACCACCTTCTGTGCATTCGACGGCCAAGCGGGCCCTCGACCTCGTCGGGGCGGGCCTTCTTCTCATCGGGCTGTCCCCGCTGCTCGGCCTCGTCGCCCTGAGCGTCTGGCTGGACGACGGTCGGCCGATTCTGTTCGCCCAGACCCGGGTCGGGCGCGGCGGCGTGCCGTTTCGGCTGTTTAAGTTTCGCACGCTCACGCACGAGCCGGACGATCCTGCGCGGGCGGCGGCCCACACGACCGGTGTCGGCGGCGTCCTCCGGCGCTGGGCCCTCGACGAGCTGCCGCAGCTCTGGAACGTCCTGCGCGGCGAGATGAGCCTCGTCGGCCCCCGGCCCACCGTTCCCGATCAGGTCGCGCGGTACGGCCCGCACGAGCGGCGGCGGCTCCGGGTGCGCCCCGGCCTCACCGGCTGGGCCCAGATCCACGGCCGCAACGCCCTCTCGTGGCCCGAGCGCATCGACCGGGACGTGTGGTACGTGCGGAACCGCAGCCTCCGGCTCGACCTGCAGATTTTGGCCCGCACGCCGCTCATTCTGGTGCGGGGCGTGGGCGTGTACGGGGCCGACGCGAAAAACCCTTCGTTCTCTCCGGGCTCCCAGCTGCATGCATGA
- a CDS encoding DegT/DnrJ/EryC1/StrS family aminotransferase: MPRDTARSTDTLPLARPDVTRHERERVLEVLRSGRLSRGPALEAFEAKMADRCDTAHAVAVSSGTAALHCIVSALDLAPGAEVLTTPFSFVASSNVLLYEDLRPRFVDIDPSTYNLDPSRVAEALTPQTEAILAVDVFGVPADWPALATLADAHDLRLIDDACEAIGASVGGQPVGAWGDAASFGFYPNKQVTTGEGGCITTDDADLARHCRALRNQGRSQQSSGRMRHDRLGYNYRLDEMSAALGCAQLDRLDTLLDRRAAVAAMYADALAPLSDDVARPVDPAGAERSWFVYVVRLRDHFAPDARDQLMDRLQARGIGCAPYFPPIPLQPPYRNRFGFAPGDVPGCESVSARTLALPFFGDMTRADVHRVAEALAEICPTLPRQS; this comes from the coding sequence GTGCCCCGAGACACTGCCCGTTCCACAGACACACTCCCGCTTGCCCGGCCGGACGTGACGCGTCACGAGCGAGAGCGGGTGTTGGAGGTGCTGCGCTCGGGCCGCCTCTCGCGCGGCCCCGCCCTTGAGGCCTTCGAGGCCAAAATGGCCGACCGGTGCGACACCGCCCACGCCGTCGCGGTCAGCAGCGGGACGGCCGCCCTGCATTGTATCGTATCGGCCCTCGACCTGGCGCCGGGCGCCGAGGTCTTGACGACGCCGTTCAGCTTCGTCGCGTCGAGCAACGTGCTGCTGTACGAGGACCTGCGGCCCCGTTTCGTGGACATCGACCCGTCCACCTACAACCTGGACCCGAGCCGTGTGGCGGAGGCCCTCACCCCACAGACCGAGGCCATTCTCGCGGTGGACGTGTTTGGCGTGCCCGCCGACTGGCCCGCGCTCGCCACGCTCGCCGACGCGCACGACCTCCGGCTCATCGACGATGCCTGCGAGGCGATCGGGGCGTCGGTGGGGGGACAGCCCGTCGGAGCCTGGGGGGACGCCGCGTCCTTCGGGTTCTACCCGAACAAGCAGGTCACGACCGGCGAGGGCGGCTGCATCACGACCGACGACGCCGACCTGGCCCGCCACTGCCGCGCCCTCCGCAACCAGGGGCGGTCCCAACAGTCGTCGGGCCGCATGCGCCACGACCGGCTCGGCTACAACTACCGGCTCGACGAGATGTCGGCCGCCCTCGGCTGTGCCCAGCTCGACCGCCTGGACACGCTCCTCGACCGCCGCGCCGCCGTCGCCGCGATGTACGCGGACGCCCTCGCGCCCCTGTCCGACGACGTGGCGCGCCCCGTGGACCCGGCCGGCGCGGAGCGAAGCTGGTTCGTGTACGTGGTCCGCCTGCGCGACCACTTCGCCCCGGATGCTCGCGACCAGCTGATGGATCGCCTGCAGGCCCGCGGGATCGGCTGCGCGCCGTACTTTCCCCCGATCCCCCTGCAGCCCCCCTACCGGAACCGGTTCGGCTTCGCGCCGGGCGACGTTCCGGGGTGCGAATCGGTCTCGGCGCGGACGCTGGCCCTGCCCTTCTTCGGCGACATGACCCGCGCGGACGTCCACCGCGTGGCCGAGGCCCTCGCCGAGATCTGTCCAACCCTCCCCCGCCAGTCTTGA
- a CDS encoding acetyltransferase codes for MHDPTPLLLVGAGGFGREVAALVETLNQQALTWNLRGFVDDDPALRDATVMEIPVRGDVDWLTRQTDLSVSLTIGDGSARRAVADRLTATDLQPATLVHPTVSVHRTVRLGPGTILCQGAAPTVDVQIGPHAVLDQHCTVGHDAVLDAFVSLRPGARISGSAHLEQAVTVGAGAVVLPDVTIGAGTTVGAGAVVTEDLPPDCTAVGRPARPQ; via the coding sequence ATGCATGACCCTACTCCCCTCCTCCTCGTCGGCGCGGGCGGATTTGGGCGCGAGGTGGCCGCGCTTGTCGAGACCCTGAACCAACAGGCCCTAACGTGGAATCTGCGCGGCTTCGTGGACGACGACCCGGCCCTCCGCGACGCCACCGTGATGGAGATCCCGGTTCGGGGCGATGTCGACTGGCTCACTCGTCAGACCGATCTCTCTGTTTCCCTCACCATTGGGGATGGGTCGGCGCGCCGGGCCGTGGCCGACCGCCTCACCGCCACCGACCTCCAGCCCGCAACGCTCGTCCACCCCACGGTTTCTGTACACCGTACCGTCCGCCTCGGGCCCGGCACCATTCTCTGCCAGGGGGCCGCCCCGACCGTAGATGTGCAGATCGGCCCCCACGCCGTTCTGGACCAGCACTGCACTGTGGGCCACGATGCGGTGCTTGACGCCTTCGTCTCGCTTCGCCCTGGGGCCCGCATTTCCGGATCGGCCCACCTGGAGCAGGCAGTGACCGTGGGAGCAGGGGCGGTCGTGCTGCCCGACGTGACCATCGGCGCCGGCACGACGGTGGGGGCCGGGGCGGTCGTCACCGAGGACCTGCCCCCCGACTGCACCGCCGTCGGGCGCCCCGCTCGTCCCCAATAG
- a CDS encoding response regulator transcription factor, whose translation MPITADPSDIDVLVVDDEKDVVEVVGHFLEEEGYTVHTAFDGEEALETASGKIDLIVLDIMLPGVDGYEVCRELRDRVETEEIPIVFLSAKTEEEDQIEGLMLGGDDYLTKPVSPQVLVAHVKAVLRRSGVEESSILEVDGLKIYEDEYRAELNGEDLGLTLTEFELLRYLVRHPRKAFTRQQLLETIWKDAMMVTERTVDAHIKNLREKLGDFAKHIQTVRGVGYRFVQEEESAEA comes from the coding sequence ATGCCCATTACTGCCGACCCCAGCGACATCGATGTTCTCGTCGTTGACGACGAAAAAGATGTCGTCGAAGTCGTAGGTCATTTTCTTGAGGAGGAAGGATATACTGTTCACACGGCGTTCGATGGGGAGGAGGCCCTCGAGACGGCCTCCGGAAAAATCGACCTGATCGTCCTGGACATCATGCTTCCCGGCGTGGACGGCTACGAGGTGTGTCGAGAGCTCCGAGACCGCGTCGAGACCGAAGAGATTCCCATTGTCTTTTTGAGTGCAAAGACCGAAGAGGAGGACCAGATTGAGGGCCTGATGCTTGGGGGCGACGACTACCTCACCAAGCCCGTCTCGCCGCAGGTGCTCGTGGCGCACGTGAAGGCCGTGCTCCGGCGCTCCGGCGTGGAGGAGAGCAGCATCCTCGAAGTGGACGGCCTCAAGATCTACGAGGACGAGTACCGCGCGGAACTGAACGGGGAGGACCTGGGCCTGACCCTGACGGAGTTTGAGCTGCTTCGCTACCTGGTGCGCCATCCGCGCAAGGCCTTTACCCGCCAGCAGCTGCTGGAAACCATCTGGAAGGACGCGATGATGGTGACCGAGCGGACCGTGGACGCGCACATCAAGAACCTGCGCGAGAAGCTGGGCGACTTCGCCAAGCACATCCAGACGGTTCGGGGCGTTGGGTACCGGTTCGTGCAGGAGGAGGAATCGGCCGAAGCGTAG
- a CDS encoding alpha-ketoacid dehydrogenase subunit alpha/beta, which yields MATPEMQDTNDSDRDTQTNASSSPSGAAGGVETAAEEIPAENLMHGDGHAAIPQIPSITSDGSIEVDELSPADFEPDDLRQRLRTMMLSRRLDEKMMTLLKQGEGHFHIGCAGHEAVQSALSRYSRPGEGPGHDWFCFYYRDLCMALSLGMTTKEALLAHLAKADDPNSGGRQMPEHFGLKHLNVMTTASSVGAQFNPGVGFGFGIQQRGEDSYVYISCGDGATSQGDFHEALNWAAREQAPALFLVQDNKYAISVPIEEQTAGGTPYKLAAGYEGLSRMRVDGTDLFASAAAAQAAIQHIRDGKGPVCLVADVVRLLPHSSSDDHTKYRTPDELEADRKIDPIDRLEAALIGEGILAEADAEALQEEVHEEVDEATEWAKRQDDPAPETAGDHVFFEGDLGLDYNSEDDLDEDAEPMVMVDAINRTLKEEMARDESVIVYGEDVAGDKGGVFTATKDLTDEFGGDRCFNSPLAEGSIIGTAVGYAASGFTPVVEIQFADYIWPAMQQLRNQVAPFRYRSDGEWSCPMVVRVPCGGYIHGGLCHSQNIESIFGHTPGLKVALPSTAADAKGLLATAIRSEDPVLFLEHKALYRAASARTPTPPEDYTLPFGKARIAREGSDMTIITYGMMTQKSLNAAEELAQEGVDVEVVDLRTIVPLDSETILESVRKTNRALVVYEDHEFIGFGAELSAQIADDAFTYLDAPIRRVAGEFTPIPFAHSLERSVLPSDEGILEAARDLAAF from the coding sequence ATGGCTACACCCGAGATGCAAGACACGAACGACTCGGACCGTGACACTCAGACGAATGCATCGTCCTCGCCGTCCGGCGCGGCGGGGGGCGTGGAGACGGCCGCGGAGGAGATTCCGGCCGAAAACCTCATGCACGGGGACGGCCACGCGGCCATCCCCCAGATTCCGTCCATCACGTCGGACGGATCGATCGAGGTCGACGAGCTGTCCCCCGCCGATTTTGAGCCCGACGACCTGCGGCAGCGGCTCCGCACGATGATGCTCTCGCGGCGGCTCGACGAAAAGATGATGACGCTGCTCAAGCAGGGGGAGGGACACTTCCACATCGGGTGTGCCGGGCACGAAGCCGTGCAGTCGGCCCTCAGCCGCTACTCCCGGCCCGGCGAGGGCCCCGGCCACGACTGGTTCTGTTTCTACTACCGGGACCTGTGCATGGCGCTCTCCCTCGGGATGACGACAAAGGAGGCCCTGCTGGCCCACCTCGCCAAGGCCGACGACCCGAACTCGGGGGGGCGTCAGATGCCGGAGCACTTCGGCCTGAAGCACCTCAACGTCATGACGACGGCCTCGTCGGTCGGGGCGCAGTTCAACCCCGGGGTCGGGTTCGGGTTTGGGATTCAGCAGCGTGGGGAGGACAGCTACGTGTACATCTCGTGCGGCGACGGGGCCACCTCGCAGGGCGACTTCCACGAGGCCCTCAACTGGGCGGCCCGCGAGCAGGCGCCCGCCCTGTTTCTGGTGCAGGACAACAAGTACGCCATCAGCGTCCCCATCGAGGAGCAGACCGCGGGCGGCACCCCCTACAAGCTGGCCGCGGGCTACGAGGGGCTCAGCCGGATGCGCGTGGACGGGACCGACCTTTTCGCCAGTGCCGCCGCCGCGCAGGCCGCCATCCAACACATCCGCGACGGCAAGGGGCCGGTCTGTCTCGTGGCCGACGTGGTGCGCCTGCTGCCGCACTCCTCCTCGGACGACCACACCAAGTACCGCACGCCCGACGAGCTGGAGGCCGACCGCAAGATCGACCCCATTGACCGCCTGGAGGCGGCCCTCATCGGCGAAGGCATTCTGGCGGAGGCGGATGCCGAGGCCCTGCAGGAGGAGGTCCACGAAGAGGTCGACGAGGCGACCGAGTGGGCGAAACGGCAGGACGACCCCGCCCCGGAGACCGCCGGCGACCACGTCTTCTTCGAGGGCGACCTCGGCCTCGACTACAATTCCGAAGACGACCTCGACGAGGACGCCGAGCCGATGGTGATGGTCGATGCCATCAACCGCACGCTCAAGGAAGAGATGGCGCGTGACGAGTCGGTCATCGTGTACGGCGAGGACGTGGCGGGCGACAAGGGTGGCGTCTTTACCGCGACCAAGGACCTCACCGACGAGTTTGGCGGGGACCGCTGCTTCAACTCCCCCTTGGCGGAGGGGTCCATCATTGGCACCGCGGTGGGGTACGCCGCGAGCGGCTTCACGCCGGTCGTCGAGATCCAGTTTGCCGACTACATCTGGCCGGCGATGCAGCAGCTGCGCAATCAGGTGGCGCCCTTCCGCTACCGCTCGGACGGGGAGTGGAGCTGCCCGATGGTCGTCCGCGTGCCCTGCGGGGGCTACATCCACGGCGGCCTGTGCCACTCGCAGAACATCGAGTCCATCTTCGGCCATACGCCGGGCCTGAAGGTGGCCCTCCCCTCCACGGCCGCCGACGCGAAGGGCCTCCTCGCCACCGCCATCCGCTCGGAGGACCCGGTGCTCTTCCTGGAGCACAAGGCGCTCTACCGCGCCGCGTCGGCCCGCACCCCCACGCCGCCGGAGGACTACACCCTGCCCTTCGGAAAGGCGCGCATCGCCCGCGAGGGCTCGGACATGACGATCATCACCTACGGCATGATGACCCAGAAGTCGCTCAACGCGGCGGAGGAGCTGGCGCAGGAGGGCGTGGACGTGGAGGTCGTCGACCTGCGCACCATCGTGCCGCTCGACTCGGAGACGATTCTGGAGTCGGTCCGAAAAACGAACCGCGCGCTCGTCGTCTACGAGGACCACGAGTTCATCGGCTTCGGCGCCGAGCTTTCTGCTCAGATCGCCGACGACGCGTTTACGTACCTCGACGCCCCCATCCGCCGCGTCGCCGGCGAGTTTACGCCCATTCCGTTCGCTCACTCCCTGGAGCGGAGCGTGCTGCCGAGCGACGAGGGCATTCTGGAGGCGGCGCGTGACCTCGCCGCGTTTTAA
- a CDS encoding sensor histidine kinase yields the protein MSFVRSIRDALLPRRASTQTWMVLTFALFVGTAVVGVGLYVMLVLRGEMRTAMQETLHDQADRIAVQAEQEPDPVRRGRIVDNLTELQDLHVALVTPDTTYRLSPQTAPPFPADTLVEVSALRNMTEETVRFARHNPDDGQQFFLAALYRPSANLIVQVGQPPPPLYSLAQRSQVVLVLGMILALVLALIGSFIAAYQVTTPLTRISETARRVADGKLTGKIQVESRAAEFQDLAESLNRASDTFREKIEELERMTRLQSEFIGNVSHEVRNPIFSISGYLEALGTPGLDDEQRKMYSEKALTNLNRLQNLFNDLIDIARLEYKEDLINRSVFDLKDLVDEVAEMLRPKAEEKGLDLEADVSRFFVHADRSRVRQVLTNLIENGIAYTGGGSVRCRVQRRLDKVRVEVVDTGQGIDEDHLDRIFERFYRVDPDRSRESGGTGLGLSIVKQILQAHGEDIHVESTKGRGTRFWFELPYEPEPEAVEA from the coding sequence ATGTCTTTCGTTCGGTCGATTCGGGACGCGCTCCTGCCCCGCCGGGCCTCCACGCAGACCTGGATGGTCTTGACGTTTGCCCTGTTCGTGGGCACGGCCGTCGTGGGCGTGGGGCTGTACGTGATGCTGGTCCTCCGGGGAGAGATGCGGACGGCCATGCAGGAGACGCTCCACGACCAGGCCGACCGGATTGCGGTGCAGGCGGAGCAGGAGCCGGACCCGGTGCGGCGTGGGCGCATCGTGGACAACCTGACGGAGCTGCAAGACCTGCACGTCGCCCTCGTTACCCCCGACACGACCTACCGCCTCTCCCCGCAGACGGCCCCCCCGTTCCCGGCCGACACGCTGGTCGAGGTGTCGGCCCTCCGGAACATGACGGAGGAGACGGTCCGGTTTGCACGGCACAACCCCGACGACGGGCAGCAGTTCTTCCTTGCGGCCCTCTACCGCCCCTCCGCGAACCTGATCGTGCAGGTGGGCCAGCCGCCCCCGCCGCTGTACTCGCTGGCCCAGCGCTCTCAGGTCGTGCTCGTGCTGGGGATGATTTTGGCACTCGTGCTGGCCCTCATCGGCAGCTTCATCGCGGCCTACCAGGTCACAACCCCCCTCACCCGCATTAGCGAAACGGCCCGCCGGGTGGCGGATGGAAAGTTGACCGGCAAAATTCAGGTCGAGTCCCGCGCGGCGGAGTTTCAGGACCTTGCCGAGAGCCTCAACCGGGCCTCCGACACGTTCCGGGAGAAGATCGAAGAGCTGGAGCGCATGACCCGGCTGCAGAGCGAGTTCATCGGCAACGTCTCCCACGAGGTCCGCAACCCGATCTTTTCCATCAGTGGGTACCTGGAGGCCCTCGGGACGCCCGGGCTCGACGACGAGCAGCGGAAGATGTACTCCGAGAAGGCGCTCACCAACCTAAACCGCCTCCAAAACCTCTTCAACGACCTCATCGACATTGCCCGCCTTGAGTACAAGGAGGACCTCATCAACCGGTCGGTGTTTGACCTGAAGGACCTGGTCGACGAGGTGGCCGAGATGCTTCGGCCCAAGGCCGAGGAAAAGGGGCTCGACCTGGAGGCCGACGTGTCGCGCTTCTTCGTCCACGCCGATCGCTCCCGCGTCCGCCAGGTACTGACCAACCTCATCGAGAACGGGATCGCCTACACGGGGGGCGGGTCGGTGCGGTGCCGGGTGCAGCGGCGCCTCGACAAGGTCCGCGTGGAGGTCGTGGACACGGGGCAGGGCATCGACGAAGACCACCTCGACCGCATCTTCGAACGCTTCTACCGGGTGGACCCGGACCGCTCCCGCGAGAGTGGGGGAACCGGGCTCGGGCTCAGCATCGTCAAGCAGATCCTGCAGGCCCACGGCGAAGACATCCACGTCGAGAGCACCAAGGGACGAGGGACCCGATTCTGGTTTGAGCTTCCTTACGAGCCCGAGCCGGAAGCCGTTGAGGCGTAG